The Deltaproteobacteria bacterium region TGGCACTTTCCAACGAATCACAATTTAAATCGGGCAATTTTTGTTTGGCAATTTCTTCGACTTGTTTTTTGGTTACCTTCCCCACCTTGTCTTTATTGGGAACGCCGGAACCCTTTTGTATGCCGGCGGCTTTTATTAGAAGGATCGATGCCGGCGGCGTCTTGGTAATAAAGGTGAAAGAACGATCTGCATAGACAGTCACCACAACCGGAATAATCAAACCGGCTTGCGATTGTGTTCTTGCATTAAATTGTTTGCAGAACTCCATGATGTTGACACCATGTTGACCCAGTGCTGGACCAACCGGAGGTGCTGGATTTGCGGCACCTGCAGGACATTGTAATTTAATTTGTGTAACGATTTTTTTTGCCATATATGGATCCTTCGCTTCGCTTAAGGTGACTTAAGCCGCAAGCGGCTTAAGTCACCTTCTCCACCTGTATGAAGTCCAGTTCGATGGGTGTAGAGCGGCCAAAAATACTAACCATCACACGCAAACGACCCTTGTCTTCGTTCACTTCATCAACAAGACCCAAAAAACTGGTGAAAGGGCCGCTTATTACGCGAATATTCTCCCCTTTGTCAAATGATACTTTTGGTTTCGGTTTTAAAGTTCCCTCTTCAATCTGCCCCAAAATCCTTCTGACCTCCTCATCCGGGACAACGGGGGGTTTTAAACTCCCTCCCACAAAACCCGTGATTCGAGGGGTTTCCTTAACCACATGCCATGTTTTGTCATTGAGCTCCATTTTAACGAGGATATAACCCGGGAAAAATTGCCGGCTTGTGGTTTTCTTAACCCCTTTTTTGACCTCCACCACATTTTCTTGAGGAACCAGAATCTCCTCAAAAAAATCGGCGACTTTCATCGATTTGACGCGTTCTTCCAGCGCCTGTTTCGCCTTTTGCTCGTAACCCGAGTAGGTATGCACAACGTACCAGTTTTTTGACATATTTCTTCCTTATTCCTTTTTTTAATACAAAAATTTTTCTGTTATCCACATCCAAACGGAATCAAAAAGCGTCACACAAAGCGCCGCAATGCCCAATAAAATGGAAACAACACCGGTTGAAACAAGAGTTTCTTTTCGATTGGGCCAAGTGACTTTACTCAATTCAACCAAAACGTCGGTTAAAAAATTGGTCGCCTTTTCAGAACGAACCAACCCGACAAAAAGAATAAAGCCAACGGCAATACCCGACAAATCGGCCGGGCTTAAAACCCAATCATAGACCCGCCATCCGATCCAGTCGTAAAGAGAACTAAAGGCTTCTCGAAATAAAAATCCAACCAGAACACCGCAAATCAGAAAACTTAAATTGACCCATTTTCTTAAATTAGGCATAGTCCCCTTTGTTCTTTCTAAACTGTCCGCTTGCGAGGCGTGATTTACTCACGCCGAGTAAGAGGGTTGTTAGGGGGAAGGAGCCCCGAAGGGGCGAGTCGTTCCCCCTAACTATAATAGGCCAGTAGCTCAATTGGTAGAGTACCGGTCTCCAAAACCGGGTGTTGCAGGTTCAAGTCCTGTCTGGCCTGCATTCAGAAGCAAAGAAACAAGAAACAGAGAAACAAGAGGCAAAGATTTTTCTATACTTCTTGCTTCTCTGCCTCTCTGCTTCTTTTATTTCGTCTCCTTATGTACAGTGTGTTTCCGGCATGTTGGGCAAAATTTCTTGAGCTCCAGACGGTCCGGTGTTGTGGTTTTATTCTTCGTTGTCGAATAATTCCTGTTCTTACACTCTGTGCATTCCATTTGAATAATTATTCTAGCCATATAAATCCTGTGTTCACGTG contains the following coding sequences:
- the rplK gene encoding 50S ribosomal protein L11; amino-acid sequence: MAKKIVTQIKLQCPAGAANPAPPVGPALGQHGVNIMEFCKQFNARTQSQAGLIIPVVVTVYADRSFTFITKTPPASILLIKAAGIQKGSGVPNKDKVGKVTKKQVEEIAKQKLPDLNCDSLESAIRTVAGTARSMGIEVK
- the nusG gene encoding transcription termination/antitermination protein NusG, translating into MSKNWYVVHTYSGYEQKAKQALEERVKSMKVADFFEEILVPQENVVEVKKGVKKTTSRQFFPGYILVKMELNDKTWHVVKETPRITGFVGGSLKPPVVPDEEVRRILGQIEEGTLKPKPKVSFDKGENIRVISGPFTSFLGLVDEVNEDKGRLRVMVSIFGRSTPIELDFIQVEKVT
- the secE gene encoding preprotein translocase subunit SecE, with translation MPNLRKWVNLSFLICGVLVGFLFREAFSSLYDWIGWRVYDWVLSPADLSGIAVGFILFVGLVRSEKATNFLTDVLVELSKVTWPNRKETLVSTGVVSILLGIAALCVTLFDSVWMWITEKFLY
- the rpmG gene encoding 50S ribosomal protein L33, with the translated sequence MARIIIQMECTECKNRNYSTTKNKTTTPDRLELKKFCPTCRKHTVHKETK